Proteins co-encoded in one Polaromonas vacuolata genomic window:
- the xseB gene encoding exodeoxyribonuclease VII small subunit produces the protein MKTTPTKAKSNADADTSVGTQATTETGSQTLAKGETFRQAYGVLQAHAETLRNQDEPNIDNLLTIVTESVAAFKVCQARIEAVEQALEKALGEAAGLVKEPRSAPKAAQSAASRAKPAEPPSPFDDDGQDIPF, from the coding sequence ATGAAAACAACACCCACCAAAGCCAAGAGCAATGCTGACGCTGACACCAGTGTCGGCACGCAAGCCACGACCGAAACCGGCAGCCAAACCCTCGCTAAGGGCGAAACATTTCGCCAAGCCTACGGCGTGCTGCAAGCGCATGCCGAAACGCTGCGTAATCAAGACGAGCCCAATATCGACAACTTGCTAACCATAGTCACCGAGTCAGTCGCCGCCTTTAAAGTCTGCCAAGCGCGGATTGAAGCGGTGGAGCAGGCACTCGAAAAAGCCCTGGGCGAAGCTGCCGGTTTAGTCAAAGAACCTCGCTCTGCACCCAAGGCCGCGCAGTCCGCGGCGAGCCGGGCTAAGCCGGCAGAGCCGCCGTCGCCATTTGATGACGATGGGCAAGATATTCCGTTCTAG